A genomic stretch from Pseudomonas alkylphenolica includes:
- a CDS encoding aspartate kinase: MALIVQKFGGTSVGTVERIEQVAEKVKKFREAGDDLVVVLSAMSGETNRLIDLAKQISDQPVPRELDVIVSTGEQVTIALLAMALMKRGIPAVSYTGNQVRILTDSAHNKARILQIDDQKIRADIKAGRVVVVAGFQGVDEHGNITTLGRGGSDTTGVALAAALKADECQIYTDVDGVYTTDPRVVSQAQRLDKITFEEMLEMASLGSKVLQIRAVEFAGKYNVPLRVLHSFQEGPGTLITIDEEESMEQPIISGIAFNRDEAKLTIRGVPDTPGVAFKILGPISAANIEVDMIVQNVSHDNTTDFTFTVHRNDYDKAHKVLGKTAEELNAREVVGDTNIAKVSIVGVGMRSHAGVASRMFEALAKESINIQMISTSEIKVSVVIEEKYLELAVRALHTAFELDAPTRQGE; encoded by the coding sequence ATGGCGTTGATCGTACAGAAATTTGGCGGCACTTCGGTCGGCACGGTCGAGCGAATCGAGCAGGTTGCCGAAAAGGTCAAGAAATTCCGCGAGGCCGGCGATGACCTGGTGGTTGTGCTATCGGCGATGAGTGGCGAAACCAATCGCCTGATCGACCTGGCCAAGCAGATCAGTGATCAGCCGGTTCCGCGTGAGCTGGATGTGATCGTGTCCACTGGCGAGCAGGTGACCATCGCCTTGCTGGCCATGGCCTTGATGAAGCGGGGGATTCCTGCGGTGTCGTACACCGGCAACCAGGTGCGCATCCTCACTGACAGCGCGCACAACAAGGCGCGCATCCTGCAGATCGACGACCAGAAGATTCGTGCCGATATCAAGGCCGGTCGCGTGGTCGTGGTCGCAGGCTTCCAGGGTGTGGACGAGCACGGCAACATCACCACGCTCGGTCGCGGTGGCTCCGACACTACCGGTGTTGCCCTGGCGGCTGCGCTCAAGGCGGACGAGTGCCAGATCTACACCGACGTCGATGGTGTCTACACCACCGATCCGCGTGTGGTGTCCCAGGCTCAGCGTCTGGACAAGATCACCTTCGAAGAGATGCTGGAAATGGCCAGCCTCGGTTCCAAGGTCCTGCAGATCCGTGCCGTCGAGTTCGCCGGCAAGTACAACGTTCCGCTGCGCGTGCTGCACAGCTTTCAGGAGGGTCCGGGTACCCTCATTACTATTGATGAAGAGGAATCCATGGAACAGCCGATCATTTCCGGCATCGCCTTCAATCGCGATGAAGCCAAGCTGACCATTCGTGGCGTACCGGATACCCCGGGCGTTGCCTTCAAGATCCTCGGCCCGATCAGCGCCGCAAACATTGAAGTCGACATGATCGTGCAGAACGTTTCGCACGATAACACCACCGACTTCACCTTTACCGTGCACCGCAACGACTACGACAAGGCCCACAAGGTCCTGGGTAAAACCGCCGAGGAGCTCAACGCTCGCGAAGTGGTGGGCGACACCAACATCGCCAAGGTCTCGATCGTTGGCGTTGGCATGCGTTCCCACGCCGGTGTGGCCAGCCGCATGTTCGAAGCCCTGGCTAAAGAGAGCATCAACATCCAGATGATCTCCACTTCCGAGATCAAGGTCTCGGTAGTGATTGAAGAGAAGTATCTGGAACTGGCAGTACGCGCCCTGCATACCGCTTTCGAACTGGACGCCCCTACCCGACAGGGTGAGTAA
- the alaS gene encoding alanine--tRNA ligase, whose product MKSAEIREAFLRFFEEQGHTRVASSSLIPGNDPTLLFTNAGMNQFKDCFLGQEKRAYTRATSSQKCVRAGGKNSDLENVGYTARHHTFFEMLGNFSFGDYFKKDAITYAWTFLTKVLNLPEEKLWVTVYASDDEAYDIWTREIGVPAERMVRIGDNKGAPYASDNFWTMGDTGPCGPCTEIFYDHGPDIWGGPPGSPEEDGDRYIEIWNNVFMQFNRTADGVLHPLPAPSVDTGMGLERISAVMQHVHSNYEIDLFRSLLEASAAAIGCKNEEQSSLKVVSDHIRSCGFLIADGVLPSNEGRGYVLRRIIRRACRHGNKLGATGSFFYKIVAALVAEMGEAFPELTQQQANIERVLKAEEEQFAKTLEQGLKILEQDLAELKGSVVPGDVVFKLYDTYGFPMDLTADIARERELTIDEEGFEREMEAQRERARSASAFGLDYNTLVKVDVATEFTGYTGTEGEASIVALYKDGKVVEQLAEGEQGVVILDRTPFYAESGGQVGDTGYLQAGNVRFDVRDTTKTGGAFLHHGVVASGTLVVGSKVQAKVDADVQHATSLNHSATHLLHAALRQVLGDHVQQKGSLVDSQRLRFDFSHFEAVKPEQLKALEDIVNREVRKNSEVQTEETDIDTAKQKGAMALFGEKYGDSVRVLSMGGDFSVELCGGIHAKRTGDIGLLKIISEGGVASGVRRIEAVTGEAALAYLNAAEEQLKEAAQLVKGSRDNLIDKLSAVLERNRQLEKQLEQLQAKAASAAGDDLSNSAVEVKGVKVLAARLDGQDGKALLALVDQLKNKLGRAVILLGSVHEEKVVLVAGVTKDLTGQLKAGDLMKQAAAAVGGKGGGRPDMAQGGGVDTAALDNALALTVPFVEQGV is encoded by the coding sequence ATGAAAAGCGCAGAAATCCGTGAAGCCTTCCTTCGCTTCTTCGAAGAGCAGGGACATACCCGAGTTGCCTCCAGCTCCTTGATTCCGGGCAACGACCCGACCCTGCTGTTCACCAACGCGGGGATGAACCAGTTCAAGGACTGCTTCCTTGGCCAGGAAAAGCGCGCCTACACCCGCGCGACCAGCAGCCAGAAGTGCGTGCGCGCCGGTGGCAAGAACAGCGACCTGGAAAACGTCGGCTACACCGCCCGTCACCACACCTTCTTCGAAATGCTGGGTAACTTCAGCTTCGGTGACTACTTCAAGAAAGACGCCATCACCTACGCCTGGACCTTCCTAACCAAGGTGCTGAACCTGCCGGAAGAAAAACTCTGGGTCACCGTCTATGCCAGCGATGACGAGGCATACGACATCTGGACCCGAGAAATCGGCGTCCCGGCCGAGCGCATGGTGCGTATTGGCGACAACAAAGGCGCGCCGTACGCCTCCGACAACTTCTGGACCATGGGCGATACCGGCCCGTGCGGTCCTTGCACCGAGATTTTCTACGATCACGGCCCGGACATCTGGGGTGGCCCACCCGGCTCGCCGGAAGAAGACGGTGACCGTTACATCGAGATCTGGAACAACGTCTTCATGCAGTTCAACCGCACCGCTGACGGCGTACTGCACCCGCTGCCGGCACCGTCGGTGGATACCGGCATGGGCCTGGAGCGCATCAGTGCGGTCATGCAGCACGTGCACTCGAACTATGAGATCGACCTGTTCCGCAGCCTGCTCGAAGCGTCTGCCGCGGCCATCGGCTGCAAGAACGAAGAGCAATCGTCGCTCAAGGTGGTATCCGACCACATCCGTTCGTGCGGCTTCCTGATTGCCGACGGCGTATTGCCGTCCAACGAAGGTCGTGGCTATGTACTGCGGCGGATCATTCGTCGCGCCTGCCGTCACGGCAACAAGCTGGGCGCCACTGGCAGCTTCTTCTACAAGATCGTTGCAGCGCTGGTCGCCGAGATGGGCGAAGCCTTCCCGGAGCTCACCCAGCAGCAAGCCAACATCGAGCGCGTGCTCAAGGCTGAAGAAGAGCAGTTCGCCAAGACCCTGGAGCAGGGCCTGAAGATCCTCGAGCAGGATCTGGCCGAGCTTAAAGGCAGCGTGGTTCCAGGTGACGTGGTGTTCAAACTCTACGACACCTACGGCTTCCCGATGGACCTGACCGCCGACATCGCTCGCGAGCGCGAACTGACTATCGACGAAGAAGGCTTCGAGCGGGAAATGGAAGCGCAGCGTGAGCGCGCGCGTTCCGCCAGCGCCTTTGGCCTGGACTACAACACCCTGGTCAAGGTTGATGTGGCCACCGAATTCACCGGCTATACCGGCACCGAAGGTGAAGCGAGCATCGTTGCTCTTTATAAGGACGGCAAAGTCGTCGAGCAGCTGGCTGAAGGCGAGCAGGGCGTGGTGATCCTCGATCGCACGCCGTTCTACGCCGAATCCGGTGGCCAGGTGGGTGACACCGGTTACCTGCAAGCCGGCAATGTACGCTTTGACGTGCGTGACACCACCAAGACCGGCGGCGCCTTCCTGCACCACGGCGTGGTCGCCAGCGGCACGCTGGTGGTCGGCTCCAAGGTTCAGGCCAAGGTCGACGCCGATGTGCAGCACGCCACCTCGCTGAACCACTCCGCCACTCACCTGTTGCATGCAGCGCTGCGTCAGGTGCTGGGCGATCACGTACAACAGAAAGGCTCGCTGGTCGACAGCCAGCGCCTGCGTTTCGACTTCAGTCACTTCGAAGCGGTCAAACCGGAGCAGCTCAAAGCACTGGAAGACATCGTCAACCGCGAAGTGCGCAAGAACTCCGAGGTGCAAACCGAAGAGACCGATATCGATACCGCCAAGCAGAAGGGCGCCATGGCGCTGTTCGGCGAGAAATACGGCGACAGCGTGCGTGTACTGAGCATGGGCGGCGACTTCTCCGTCGAGCTGTGCGGTGGTATCCACGCCAAGCGTACCGGTGATATCGGCCTGCTCAAGATCATCAGCGAAGGCGGTGTGGCCTCCGGTGTGCGCCGTATCGAAGCGGTCACTGGCGAGGCGGCACTGGCTTACCTCAATGCTGCCGAAGAGCAGCTCAAGGAAGCCGCGCAACTGGTCAAGGGCAGTCGCGACAACCTGATCGACAAGCTTTCGGCTGTGCTCGAGCGCAACCGCCAGCTGGAAAAACAGCTGGAGCAACTGCAGGCCAAGGCCGCCAGTGCCGCTGGTGACGACCTGTCCAACTCGGCCGTTGAGGTCAAGGGCGTCAAAGTCCTGGCTGCACGCCTGGATGGTCAGGACGGCAAGGCGCTGCTGGCGCTGGTCGATCAGCTGAAGAACAAACTCGGCCGCGCAGTGATCCTGCTCGGCAGTGTCCATGAGGAAAAGGTTGTACTGGTTGCCGGTGTGACCAAAGACCTGACTGGCCAACTCAAAGCCGGTGATTTGATGAAGCAAGCCGCTGCCGCAGTGGGCGGCAAGGGTGGCGGTCGTCCGGACATGGCGCAAGGTGGTGGCGTTGATACCGCCGCGCTGGACAACGCGCTGGCCCTGACCGTGCCATTCGTGGAGCAGGGCGTTTAA
- a CDS encoding 6,7-dimethyl-8-ribityllumazine synthase: protein MQPTAIDSKNPSHERIAFIQACWHKDIVDQARKAFVEEMGILGYQASDIDFFEVGGAFEIPLHAKLLARSGRYAGIVAAGLVVDGGLYRHEFVAQSVISGLMQVQLETEVPVFSVVLTPHHFHAGDEHQNFYFEHFLVKGAEAAKTCADTLQKLRALRRNDLAQKRVG, encoded by the coding sequence ATGCAACCTACCGCAATCGATAGCAAAAACCCTTCCCACGAGCGTATCGCCTTCATCCAGGCCTGCTGGCACAAGGATATTGTCGATCAGGCACGTAAAGCCTTCGTCGAGGAAATGGGCATTTTGGGCTATCAGGCAAGCGATATCGATTTCTTTGAAGTCGGTGGCGCCTTCGAAATCCCCCTGCACGCCAAGCTGCTGGCCCGCAGCGGCCGCTATGCCGGCATTGTTGCCGCTGGCCTGGTCGTCGATGGCGGCCTGTACCGCCACGAGTTCGTTGCGCAGTCAGTGATCAGCGGCCTGATGCAGGTTCAGCTGGAAACCGAAGTGCCGGTGTTCTCGGTGGTCCTGACCCCGCATCACTTCCACGCAGGCGATGAGCATCAGAACTTCTACTTCGAGCATTTCCTGGTCAAGGGTGCCGAGGCGGCGAAGACCTGTGCCGATACGCTGCAGAAGTTGCGCGCCCTGCGCCGCAACGACCTGGCGCAGAAACGCGTAGGTTGA
- the astE gene encoding succinylglutamate desuccinylase, with the protein MLALGKLLELTLAGREPAEKTQLTVDGVRMRWLGEGALEVRPPEARDNGMDLLLSAGIHGNETAPIELLDELLHGIAKGEIKPRARILFLFGNPEAIRKGERYLEQDVNRLFNGRHELSSGSEALRACELERLATTFFSVPGRTRLHYDLHTAIRGSKIEQFALYPFKEGRQHSRRELARLRAAGMEAVLLQSKTSVTFTAYTYETLDAEAFTLELGKARPFGQNAQVNLERLETRLKQIIEGNEPEEPEALDGLQLFSVAREIIKHSDSFHLHLPADIENFSELSKGYLLAEDLSSTRWIVEEEGARIIFPNPKVKNGLRAGILIVPTTPDQLV; encoded by the coding sequence ATGCTCGCCCTCGGCAAACTGCTCGAACTGACCCTTGCCGGTCGTGAACCGGCAGAGAAGACCCAGCTGACTGTCGACGGCGTGCGCATGCGCTGGCTTGGCGAGGGGGCGCTTGAAGTGCGTCCTCCTGAAGCGCGTGACAACGGCATGGATCTGCTGCTTTCTGCAGGTATCCACGGTAACGAAACCGCCCCCATCGAGCTGCTCGACGAGTTGCTGCATGGCATCGCCAAGGGCGAGATCAAGCCGCGGGCGCGGATTCTGTTCCTGTTTGGCAACCCCGAGGCGATCCGCAAGGGCGAGCGTTATCTGGAGCAGGACGTCAATCGCCTGTTCAATGGTCGGCATGAGCTTTCCAGTGGTTCGGAAGCGTTGCGCGCTTGTGAGCTGGAGCGGTTGGCCACCACCTTTTTCAGTGTGCCCGGGCGTACCCGGTTGCACTACGATCTGCACACCGCCATTCGTGGTTCGAAGATCGAACAATTTGCCCTGTACCCGTTCAAGGAAGGTCGCCAGCATTCTCGTCGCGAGCTGGCGCGCCTGCGTGCGGCTGGGATGGAGGCTGTGTTGCTGCAAAGCAAGACCTCGGTCACCTTTACCGCCTACACCTACGAAACGCTCGATGCTGAAGCCTTTACCCTGGAGCTGGGCAAGGCGCGGCCCTTTGGGCAGAACGCGCAGGTCAACCTTGAGCGTCTGGAAACCCGCCTCAAGCAGATCATCGAAGGCAACGAGCCTGAGGAGCCTGAAGCGCTGGATGGCTTGCAGCTGTTTAGCGTAGCCCGCGAGATCATCAAGCACAGCGACAGCTTCCACCTGCATCTGCCGGCGGATATCGAGAACTTCTCGGAGTTGTCCAAGGGCTACCTGCTGGCAGAAGACCTGAGCAGCACGCGCTGGATCGTCGAAGAGGAGGGGGCGCGGATCATTTTCCCCAATCCCAAGGTCAAGAATGGCTTGCGTGCAGGGATTCTGATCGTGCCGACCACGCCCGATCAGTTGGTCTGA
- the astD gene encoding succinylglutamate-semialdehyde dehydrogenase: protein MMTTHFIAGSWQAGQGEALQSLDPVSQKVIWQGQGASAEQVDSAVKAARQAFAGWALQSLEARISVLEAFAAALKANADELARCIGEETGKPLWESATEVTSMVNKVAISVQSYRERTGEKSGPLADATAVLRHKPHGVVAVFGPYNFPGHLPNGHIVPALLAGNTVVFKPSELTPKVAELTVKCWIEAGLPAGVLNLVQGARETGVALAANPGIDGLFFTGSSRTGNLLHQQFAGRPDKILALEMGGNNPLVVDEVKDLDAAVYTIIQSAFISAGQRCTCARRLLVPQGAWGDSLLKRLVEVCKTISVGAFDQQPAPFMGSVISLAAAKALLDAQAQLLSNGGVSLLGMTQPQASAALLTPGIVDVTAVAGRPDEEFFGPLLQVIRYSDFDAAIAEANNTQYGLAAGLLSDSHARYQYFWLQSRAGIVNWNKQLTGAASSAPFGGVGASGNHRASAYYAADYCAYPVASLETASLTLPATLTPGVSL, encoded by the coding sequence ATAATGACGACTCACTTTATCGCCGGCAGCTGGCAGGCAGGGCAGGGCGAAGCGCTGCAATCGCTGGATCCGGTCAGCCAAAAGGTTATCTGGCAAGGCCAGGGTGCCAGTGCCGAGCAGGTCGACAGCGCCGTCAAGGCGGCGCGCCAGGCCTTTGCCGGCTGGGCGCTGCAGTCGCTGGAGGCTCGCATCAGTGTGCTCGAAGCCTTTGCTGCAGCACTCAAGGCTAACGCTGACGAGCTGGCCCGTTGCATCGGTGAAGAAACCGGCAAGCCGCTGTGGGAGTCCGCTACCGAAGTGACCAGCATGGTCAACAAGGTCGCCATTTCGGTGCAGAGCTACCGCGAGCGCACCGGTGAGAAGAGCGGCCCGCTGGCCGATGCCACCGCTGTGCTGCGCCACAAGCCGCACGGTGTGGTAGCGGTGTTCGGCCCCTACAACTTCCCTGGCCATCTGCCTAACGGTCATATCGTTCCGGCGCTGCTGGCGGGTAATACCGTGGTGTTCAAACCCAGCGAGCTGACGCCCAAGGTCGCCGAACTGACGGTCAAGTGCTGGATCGAAGCTGGCTTGCCAGCGGGCGTCTTGAACCTGGTGCAGGGCGCGCGTGAAACTGGTGTAGCCCTCGCCGCCAACCCGGGCATCGATGGCCTGTTCTTCACCGGTTCCAGCCGTACCGGCAACTTGCTGCACCAGCAGTTCGCCGGCCGTCCGGACAAGATCCTGGCCCTGGAAATGGGCGGCAACAACCCGCTGGTGGTCGATGAGGTCAAGGACCTGGATGCGGCGGTCTACACCATCATCCAGTCGGCGTTCATCTCTGCCGGCCAGCGCTGCACCTGCGCGCGTCGTCTGCTGGTACCGCAAGGCGCGTGGGGCGATTCACTGCTCAAGCGTTTGGTCGAGGTGTGCAAGACCATCTCCGTCGGCGCCTTCGATCAGCAACCGGCACCGTTCATGGGCTCGGTCATCTCGCTGGCGGCAGCCAAGGCATTGCTCGATGCCCAGGCGCAATTGCTGAGCAACGGTGGCGTGTCGCTGCTGGGCATGACCCAGCCGCAAGCCTCTGCTGCCTTGCTGACCCCGGGTATCGTCGATGTAACCGCTGTAGCCGGGCGCCCGGACGAAGAGTTCTTCGGCCCACTGCTGCAGGTCATTCGCTACAGCGATTTCGACGCGGCGATTGCCGAAGCCAACAACACCCAGTACGGCCTTGCCGCCGGTTTGCTGTCCGACTCCCATGCCCGTTATCAGTACTTCTGGCTGCAAAGCCGTGCGGGCATCGTCAACTGGAACAAGCAACTGACCGGTGCTGCCAGCAGTGCGCCGTTCGGTGGTGTGGGTGCCAGCGGCAACCATCGCGCCAGTGCCTACTATGCAGCCGACTATTGCGCTTACCCGGTAGCCTCGCTGGAGACCGCCAGCCTGACCCTGCCTGCCACGCTGACGCCAGGCGTCTCCCTATAA
- the astB gene encoding N-succinylarginine dihydrolase: protein MKSFEVNFDGLVGPTHNYGGLSYGNVASQSNSQQASNPREAARQGLAKMKALMEMGFQQGVLAPQERPDVGALRRLGFSGTDAEVIQRAAKEAMPLLVASCSASSMWVANAATVSPSADTADGRVHFTAANLNCKYHRSIEHPTTSRVLGAMFADSKYFAHHAALPAVAQFGDEGAANHTRFCRSYGEAGVEFFVYGRSAFDTRYPAPQKYPARQTLEASEAVARLHGLSEEGVVFAQQNPAVIDQGVFHNDVIAVGNGEVLFYHEDAFLETEAMLGQLQAKLAKRGGNFKAICVPRSAVTVEDAVRSYLFNSQLLSRADGSMLLIVPEECRNNERVWAYLSALTGQGGPVAEVKVFDLKQSMQNGGGPACLRLRVALNETELAAVNPGVIMTAPLYDTLTQWVDKHYRDRLSEADLADPQLLLECRTALDELTQILKLGSVYPFQLQP from the coding sequence ATGAAATCGTTTGAAGTGAACTTTGATGGTCTGGTGGGACCGACGCATAACTACGGCGGGCTGTCCTACGGCAACGTTGCCTCGCAGAGCAACAGCCAGCAGGCGTCCAACCCGCGCGAAGCCGCGCGCCAGGGCCTGGCGAAGATGAAAGCGCTGATGGAGATGGGTTTCCAGCAGGGCGTACTGGCGCCGCAGGAGCGTCCGGACGTTGGCGCGCTGCGCCGACTGGGCTTTTCCGGCACTGATGCCGAGGTGATCCAGCGCGCCGCCAAAGAAGCGATGCCATTGCTGGTCGCCAGCTGCTCGGCGTCGAGCATGTGGGTGGCCAACGCCGCCACGGTCAGCCCGAGTGCCGACACCGCCGACGGCCGCGTGCATTTCACCGCCGCCAACCTCAACTGCAAGTATCACCGCAGCATCGAGCACCCGACCACCAGCCGTGTGCTCGGGGCGATGTTCGCCGACAGCAAGTACTTTGCCCACCATGCCGCGTTGCCGGCGGTGGCGCAGTTCGGTGATGAAGGTGCCGCCAACCACACGCGCTTCTGCCGCAGCTACGGCGAGGCCGGCGTGGAGTTCTTCGTCTATGGCCGCAGCGCCTTCGACACCCGCTACCCGGCCCCGCAGAAGTACCCGGCGCGCCAGACCCTCGAGGCTTCCGAGGCGGTCGCCCGTCTGCATGGGCTGAGCGAGGAGGGTGTAGTGTTTGCCCAGCAGAACCCGGCGGTGATCGACCAGGGTGTGTTCCACAACGATGTGATCGCGGTGGGTAATGGCGAGGTGCTGTTCTACCACGAAGACGCCTTCCTCGAGACCGAGGCGATGCTTGGCCAACTGCAAGCTAAACTGGCTAAACGGGGTGGCAACTTCAAGGCGATCTGCGTGCCGCGCTCGGCTGTCACGGTAGAGGATGCGGTGCGTTCGTACCTGTTCAACAGCCAGCTGCTGTCCCGTGCCGACGGTTCGATGCTGCTGATCGTCCCGGAAGAGTGCCGCAACAACGAGCGGGTCTGGGCCTACCTGTCGGCGTTGACCGGCCAGGGCGGTCCGGTTGCCGAGGTCAAGGTTTTCGACCTCAAGCAGAGCATGCAGAACGGCGGTGGCCCGGCGTGCCTGCGTTTGCGCGTGGCACTCAATGAAACTGAACTGGCAGCAGTCAATCCAGGGGTTATCATGACGGCGCCGCTGTACGACACCCTGACCCAGTGGGTCGACAAGCACTACCGCGACCGCCTGAGCGAAGCCGACCTGGCGGACCCGCAACTGTTGCTGGAGTGCCGTACGGCACTGGATGAGCTGACCCAGATCCTCAAACTGGGTTCGGTCTATCCGTTCCAACTCCAACCTTGA
- the aruF gene encoding arginine/ornithine succinyltransferase subunit alpha: protein MLVMRPAQMADLGEVQRLAADSPIGVTSLPDDAERLSDKIAASETSFAAEVSFNGEESYFFVLEDSGTGKLVGCSAIVASAGYSEPFYSFRNETFVHASRELKIHNKIHVLSQCHDLTGNSLLTSFYVLPELVGTGWSELNSRGRLLFMAAHPERFADSVVTEIVGYSDENGDSPFWDAIGRNFFDLNYAEAERLCGLKSRTFLAELMPHYPIYVPLLPDAAQEAMGQVHPRAQITFDILMREGFETDHYIDIFDGGPTLHARVSSIRSIAQSRVVPVKLDSTVVKGGRPYLVCNGQLQDYRAVLLELDWVPGKPVTLSLEAAEALGVGEGASVRLVAV, encoded by the coding sequence ATGCTGGTGATGCGCCCCGCGCAAATGGCTGATCTGGGCGAAGTACAGCGTCTGGCAGCGGACAGCCCCATTGGTGTCACGTCCTTGCCGGATGATGCCGAGCGTCTGAGCGACAAAATTGCCGCCTCGGAGACGTCCTTCGCTGCCGAAGTCAGTTTCAACGGCGAAGAGAGCTATTTCTTCGTCCTTGAAGACAGCGGCACCGGCAAGCTGGTCGGCTGCTCGGCAATCGTCGCCTCGGCGGGTTATTCCGAACCGTTCTACAGCTTCCGTAACGAGACCTTTGTGCATGCTTCGCGCGAGCTGAAGATCCACAACAAGATCCATGTGCTTTCGCAGTGCCATGACCTGACCGGCAACAGTCTGCTGACCAGCTTCTACGTCCTGCCAGAACTGGTCGGCACCGGCTGGTCGGAGCTCAATTCCCGTGGTCGTCTGCTGTTCATGGCCGCTCACCCCGAGCGTTTCGCCGACTCGGTGGTGACCGAGATCGTCGGCTACAGCGACGAGAACGGTGATTCGCCGTTCTGGGATGCCATCGGGCGTAATTTCTTCGACCTCAACTACGCCGAGGCCGAGCGCCTGTGTGGCCTCAAGAGCCGGACCTTCCTGGCCGAGCTGATGCCGCATTACCCGATCTACGTGCCGCTGCTGCCGGATGCCGCGCAAGAGGCCATGGGCCAGGTGCATCCGCGTGCGCAGATCACCTTCGACATCCTGATGCGCGAAGGCTTCGAGACCGATCACTACATCGATATTTTTGACGGTGGTCCGACCTTGCATGCGCGGGTCTCGAGCATCCGTTCGATTGCCCAGAGCCGTGTAGTGCCGGTCAAGCTCGATAGCACCGTGGTCAAGGGTGGGCGTCCGTACCTGGTGTGCAATGGCCAGTTGCAGGATTACCGCGCCGTGCTCCTGGAGCTGGACTGGGTGCCTGGCAAACCGGTCACCCTGAGTCTTGAAGCCGCCGAAGCCCTGGGCGTCGGTGAAGGCGCCAGTGTGCGCCTGGTCGCGGTTTGA
- the astA gene encoding arginine N-succinyltransferase has protein sequence MIVRPVRSSDLPALIELARSTGTGLTTLPANEERLAHRVSWAEKTFRGEAERGDADYLFVLENDEGVVVGISAIAGAVGLREPWYNYRVGLTVSASQELNIYREIPTLFLANDLTGNSELCSLFLRSDHRSGLNGRLLAKARLLFIAEFAELFGNKIIAEMRGMSDEQGRSPFWESLGRHFFKMEFSQADYLTGVGNKAFIAELMPKFPLYTCFLSEDARNVIGRVHTDTEPALAMLKSEGFSYQGYVDIFDAGPAVECETSKIRAVHDSQALVLAVGTPGDDATPFIIHNRKREECRITAAPARLAAGTLVVDPLTAKRLRLSAGDQVRAVPLSAAREAK, from the coding sequence ATGATCGTTCGTCCCGTACGCAGCAGCGATTTACCGGCGCTGATCGAGTTGGCGCGCAGCACCGGCACCGGCCTGACCACCTTGCCGGCCAACGAGGAGCGCCTGGCGCACCGGGTCAGCTGGGCCGAGAAAACTTTCCGTGGCGAAGCGGAGCGTGGCGACGCTGACTACCTGTTCGTGCTGGAAAACGACGAAGGCGTGGTGGTCGGGATTTCCGCCATCGCTGGCGCCGTCGGCTTACGTGAGCCCTGGTACAACTACCGGGTCGGCCTGACGGTCAGCGCCTCGCAAGAGCTGAACATCTACCGCGAGATCCCCACGCTGTTCCTTGCCAACGACCTGACCGGCAATTCCGAGCTGTGTTCGTTGTTCCTGCGCAGCGACCATCGCAGCGGCCTCAACGGCCGTCTGCTGGCCAAGGCGCGCCTGCTGTTCATCGCCGAGTTTGCCGAACTGTTCGGCAACAAGATCATTGCCGAGATGCGTGGCATGTCTGATGAACAGGGGCGTTCACCGTTCTGGGAGAGCCTGGGCCGACATTTCTTCAAAATGGAGTTCAGCCAGGCCGACTACCTGACCGGTGTCGGCAACAAGGCGTTCATCGCCGAGCTGATGCCCAAGTTTCCGCTGTACACCTGCTTCCTCTCCGAGGATGCGCGCAACGTGATCGGTCGCGTCCACACCGACACCGAGCCTGCCCTGGCGATGCTCAAGAGCGAAGGTTTCAGCTACCAGGGTTACGTCGATATTTTCGACGCCGGTCCGGCAGTGGAGTGCGAAACCAGCAAGATCCGTGCGGTGCACGACAGCCAGGCATTGGTGCTGGCCGTCGGTACCCCTGGCGACGACGCCACGCCATTCATCATTCACAACCGTAAGCGCGAAGAGTGCCGCATCACTGCAGCACCGGCGCGCCTGGCGGCCGGTACCCTGGTGGTCGATCCGTTGACCGCAAAACGCCTGCGCCTGAGTGCCGGTGACCAGGTGCGTGCCGTGCCGCTGTCTGCTGCCCGGGAGGCCAAATAA